A genomic stretch from Bacteroidota bacterium includes:
- a CDS encoding HAMP domain-containing sensor histidine kinase → MPIALVIQNITVNGHEVHPINFNPFPLNQPDIIGIGILNSINLTAIALLIVLIFVSGAVYRIHVKQLKKANTALQGKVEEQALTLTQQNNTLQELSEKIQETDPSDQSKLMFFTDIWDEFRTPLTIILGHTQNLTKDSKLSLNLIKKNVSLLMQLINHVSDLQKSDQKSLKLSVSVIELIGFIQSVINSFKGMAEQKNIQLILEVTSSENYVWLDAEKLKLIFYYLFSRAIKSSNRGTSILVSLKQKESAV, encoded by the coding sequence ATGCCTATTGCACTAGTTATACAAAATATAACCGTTAACGGGCACGAGGTCCATCCTATTAATTTTAACCCTTTTCCATTAAATCAGCCGGATATTATTGGGATTGGAATATTAAACAGCATTAATTTGACAGCGATAGCCTTATTAATCGTTCTTATTTTTGTCTCAGGAGCCGTTTACCGGATACATGTAAAACAGCTTAAAAAGGCCAATACAGCTTTGCAAGGAAAAGTAGAGGAACAGGCCCTGACTTTGACGCAGCAAAACAATACCCTTCAGGAACTTTCTGAAAAAATTCAGGAAACAGATCCCTCTGATCAATCGAAACTCATGTTTTTCACCGATATTTGGGATGAGTTCAGAACCCCCTTGACGATAATATTAGGACATACCCAAAATTTAACTAAAGATTCAAAACTTTCCCTCAACCTTATAAAGAAAAATGTCTCCTTGTTGATGCAATTAATTAACCATGTTAGCGATTTACAAAAATCGGATCAAAAGTCCTTAAAGTTATCTGTGTCGGTTATAGAATTAATTGGTTTTATTCAATCGGTTATTAATTCATTTAAAGGTATGGCCGAGCAAAAAAATATTCAACTGATTTTAGAGGTTACTTCATCAGAAAATTATGTTTGGCTAGATGCCGAAAAATTGAAACTTATTTTTTATTACCTGTTTTCCAGGGCAATAAAATCTTCAAATCGGGGTACAAGTATTCTGGTCTCCCTAAAACAAAAGGAATCTGCCGTACA